Proteins encoded within one genomic window of Brassica rapa cultivar Chiifu-401-42 chromosome A09, CAAS_Brap_v3.01, whole genome shotgun sequence:
- the LOC103837856 gene encoding non-specific lipid-transfer protein 8, with product MSILKSLVTIFVLGIFLTPRYSESAISCSVVLSDLQPCVSYLTSGSGQPPETCCDGVRSLDAATTTSADKKAACQCIKSVANSVTVKPELAKALASNCNASLPVDASSTVDCNTVG from the exons ATGAGCATATTGAAAAGTTTAGTGACCATCTTCGTTCTCGGAATATTTTTAACACCTcgttattccgaatctgcgatATCTTGCAGTGTTGTTCTAAGCGATTTGCAGCCATGTGTTAGCTACTTGACTAGCGGAAGTGGACAACCTCCGGAGACTTGCTGCGACGGAGTTAGGAGTTTAGATGCAGCGACCACTACATCCGCTGATAAAAAGGCGGCTTGTCAATGCATCAAGTCAGTGGCCAACAGTGTCACCGTGAAGCCTGAATTGGCTAAAGCCCTCGCTAGCAATTGTAACGCGAGCTTGCCTGTTGATGCATCTTCTACGGTCGACTGCAATAC GGTTGGTTGA
- the LOC103837858 gene encoding GATA transcription factor 20, translated as MMGYKTNANFSMLYDQDHPHNYDYDDLSSSTSVDCTLSLGTPSTRLDEHHRFSSANSNNISGDFFFHGGSPKTTTSYKKSGSEHNLPRRCASCDTTSTPLWRNGPKGPKSLCNACGIRFKKEERRAAARNSITSGGGSSVAEVPAENLYNGGGNYYTHHHYASSSPSWAHQNTQRVQYFSPAPEMEYPFVDDVTAASFLSWN; from the exons ATGATGGGATACAAAACAAACGCTAATTTCTCCATGTTGTACGACCAAGACCACCCTCATAATTATGATTATGATGACCTCTCTTCATCAACTTCTGTTGATTGCACTCTCTCCCTTGGAACACCATCTACTCGTCTCGACGAACACCATAGATTTTCTTCTGCCAATTCTAACAACATCTCCGGCGACTTCTTCTTTCACGGAGGAAGCCCAAAAACGACGACGTCTTACAAGAAGAGCGGTAGTGAACACAACCTGCCTCGCCGTTGTGCTAGCTGCGACACAACTTCTACTCCTCTATGGAGAAACGGACCAAAAGGGCCTAAg TCGTTATGCAATGCGTGTGGAATCAGATTCAAGAAGGAAGAGAGGCGTGCAGCCGCCAGAAACTCAATAACGTCCGGTGGTGGTTCATCAGTGGCAGAAGTTCCGGCAGAGAACCTGTACAACGGAGGTGGAAACTATTACACTCATCATCACTATGCTTCGTCGTCACCCTCGTGGGCTCATCAGAACACACAAAGAGTTCAGTATTTCTCGCCGGCACCGGAGATGGAATATCCGTTCGTTGATGACGTCACGGCTGCCTCGTTTCTGTCTTGGAACTGA
- the LOC103837859 gene encoding uncharacterized protein LOC103837859 encodes MLRLRTLLSLKSSFSSPSAATKTILAPFHSTSVLSEKSRKHFGSDRASKGGGGTTSESSKNSSSIRFTCTVKEKGRRTCAKKTVDKLLFHSGLNDPLQNEWNIGPNPLIRDRHMKKKSPPGRGKKPRDKKTKRWHREGNTDDDFEADATNKFENKWREAWTNQSQKSSYSYSRDSGFQWREGWSWTTQSQRSKAWNNDHCDEPLVVGSQSDRKALGLPLTGPLKLEDVKNAYRSSAKKWHPDTNQGTSKAEAQEKFKLCVEAYNSLCSALS; translated from the exons ATGCTAAGATTGAGAACCCTCCTCTCTCTGAAAAGCTCATTTTCATCACCTTCCGCGGCTACGAAAACCATCCTCGCTCCATTTCATTCGACAAGTGTCCTGTCTGAGAAATCGAGGAAACACTTCGGTTCC GATAGAGCTTCTAAGGGTGGTGGTGGCACAACTTCTGAATCTTCAAAG AACTCGTCGTCCATAAGGTTCACATGTACGGTTAAGGAGAAGGGGCGTCGCACGTGTGCTAAAAAGACTGTAGACAAGCTTCTCTTCCACAGTGGACTTAACGATCCCCTTCAg AATGAGTGGAACATTGGTCCGAATCCGCTTATCCGAGATAGACATATGAAGAAAAAGTCTCCACCTGGCCGGGGAAAGAAGCCTCGTGACAAGAAAACTAAAC GGTGGCACAGAGAAGGAAACACCGACGACGATTTTGAAGCTGATGCTACTAATAAATTTGAGAACAAATGGAGAGAAGCATGGACGAACCAATCTCAGAAGTCCTCGTATTCGTATTCAAGGGACTCGGGGTTTCAATGGAGAGAAGGATGGAGCTGGACTACTCAGTCTCAAAGGAGCAAAGCCTGGAACAATGATCATTGCGATGAGCCTTTGGTGGTTGGGTCTCAGTCTGATAGGAAGGCTCTTGGTCTACCTCTTACTGGTCCCCTCAAACTAGAAGATGTTAAGAACGC cTACCGTTCATCAGCTAAGAAATGGCATCCGGATACGAACCAGGGGACTTCTAAG GCAGAGGCTCAAGAGAAGTTTAAGCTCTGTGTTGAGGCATACAACTCTCTCTGTTCTGCACTTTCTTGA
- the LOC103837860 gene encoding proline-rich receptor-like protein kinase PERK4, translating into MASSPESAPPPSNSSSSPSPPSPSPPPPTQEGSSPPPPDSTSPPAPQAPSPPDSSNTSPPPPASQGGGGNGGGNESPPSRGSPPSPPSRGGDNGGSRTSPSGDNGGSRSNNSPSSGGGSSTSGGGSGTSGGGGINTNTAIIIGVLAGAGLLMIVLIIVCLRRRRKSKDSFDAESMKGNQYQYYGNNNNNSNNASQNYPNWHLNSQGQNQQPSGGWGGGGPSPPPPPRMPTSGDNSSLYSGPARPVLPPPPPTLALGFNKSTFTYQELADATGGFVDSNLLGQGGFGYVHKGVLPNGKEVAVKSLKSGSGQGEREFQAEVDIISRVHHRYLVSLVGYCIADGQRMLVYEFVPNNTLEYHLHGKNLPVMDFSTRMRIALGSAKGLAYLHEDCHPRIIHRDIKSANILLDFNFDAMVADFGLAKLTSDNYTHVSTRVMGTFGYLAPEYASSGKLTEKSDVFSYGVMLLELITGKRPVDSSSTMDDTLVDWARPIMVRALEEGNFNELADVRLEGNYNPQEMARMVTCAAASIRHSGRKRPKMSQIVRALEGEVSLDVLYEGVKPGHSNIYGTSGTSSDYSQTSYNADMKKFRQIALSSQDFQSSEGEGSSNNDSKEIKSPNAPK; encoded by the exons atgGCTTCTTCCCCTGAATCTGCTCCCCCACCGTCAAATTCAAGCTCTTCTCCGTCTCCACCGTctccatctcctcctcctcctactcAAGAAGGCTCATCACCTCCTCCTCCTGATTCCACCTCACCACCAGCTCCACAAGCTCCTTCTCCCCCGGATTCCAGCAATACCTCTCCTCCTCCACCGGCATCACAGGGTGGTGGAGGAAATGGCGGCGGCAATGAGTCTCCACCGTCACGTGGCTCCCCTCCTTCTCCTCCATCTAGGGGTGGAGATAATGGTGGTAGTAGAACGTCACCATCTGGAGATAATGGTGGCTCTCGCTCGAATAATTCTCCCTCTAGTGGAGGTGGCAGCAGTACTAGTGGTGGAGGTAGCGGCACTAGCGGTGGAGGAGGAATTAATACGAATACGGCGATCATTATAGGTGTATTAGCTGGAGCTGGACTATTGATGATCGTGCTTATTATTGTGTGTCTTAGACGCAGAAGGAAGAGCAAAGATTCCTTCGACGCTGAATCCATGAAAG GAAATCAATATCAATACTAtggaaacaacaacaacaacagcaacaatgCTTCACAGAATTATCCAAATTGGCACCTAAATTCACAAGGCCAAAACCAACAACCTTCTGGTGGTTGGGGAGGCGGTGGACCATCACCGCCTCCTCCTCCACGGATGCCTACAAGCGGAGATAATTCTTCCTTGTACTCAGGACCAGCACGCCCGGTTTTACCTCCTCCGCCACCCACTCTAGCCCTCGGATTCAACAAAAGCACTTTTACATACCAAGAGCTCGCGGATGCAACAGGAGGCTTTGTGGATTCTAACCTTTTGGGACAGGGAGGATTTGGGTATGTGCATAAAGGAGTGTTGCCTAATGGAAAAGAAGTCGCGGTTAAGAGTTTAAAATCAGGTAGTGGGCAAGGAGAAAGAGAGTTTCAAGCTGAGGTTGATATCATTAGCCGTGTGCATCATCGATATCTTGTTTCTTTGGTTGGATATTGTATTGCTGATGGGCAGAGAATGTTGGTTTATGAGTTTGTTCCTAACAATACTTTGGAATATCATCTTCATG GGAAGAATCTTCCAGTAATGGATTTCTCCACCAGGATGCGTATCGCATTAGGTTCTGCGAAAGGACTCGCATATCTTCATGAAGACT GCCATCCTCGGATCATTCACCGTGACATCAAGTCTGCAAACATTCTCTTGGACTTCAACTTTGATGCAATG GTGGCTGATTTCGGATTGGCTAAGTTAACTTCTGATAACTACACTCATGTATCTACTCGTGTGATGGGAACTTTCGG ATATCTAGCTCCAGAATATGCATCGAGCGGTAAATTAACTGAGAAGTCGGATGTTTTCTCGTACGGTGTCATGTTGTTGGAACTAATCACTGGGAAACGACCGGTTGATAGTAGCAGTACCATGGACGACACCTTAGTAGACTgg GCTCGTCCTATCATGGTTCGTGCGCTAGAAGAGGGAAACTTTAATGAGCTCGCAGATGTAAGGCTTGAAGGCAACTACAACCCGCAAGAAATGGCTCGAATGGTGACTTGTGCCGCTGCTAGCATTCGTCATTCTGGACGTAAACGCCCAAAGATGAGCCAG attgtAAGAGCGTTAGAAGGAGAAGTGTCACTAGATGTTTTATATGAAGGTGTGAAGCCGGGACATAGCAACATTTACGGGACATCAGGAACAAGCTCAGATTATAGCCAGACATCTTACAATGCAGATATGAAGAAATTCAGACAGATAGCTTTGTCGAGCCAAGACTTCCAAAGCAGTGAAGGTGAAGGATCATCTAACAATGATTCTAAAGAGATTAAAAGTCCTAATGCTCCTAAATGA